The sequence below is a genomic window from Chondrinema litorale.
CATCAGGTTTGCTGTAAATATCTTCGTTTTTGGTTAATGAATTTAGAGCAAACCTGTAATTAGTTTCTAAAGAGAAACTGTAGTTTTGATTTACTGCATAATTGATCTCATTACCTATTAAGCCATTTACATGCACCTTTCTAAATGGTGATTCGCTGTCGCTAGGTTTATTTACATAAGAGTCTATTGAACTATTATCAGAAGTAATTTCATTCCTTATAAACAAATCTGTATTAACTCCTGCCTTCAGTATTAAGTTAACTTTGTGGATTCCAATAATATAACCGGCTTTTACTGGGATTGACGCAAACTCAAAAGAGTTATTGATAGAGTAGATATCTCCCAAATTTAATAAACTAGCACTTAAAGGCGAGTTTTCAATAACTGGTTTATTGAGTAATGTTACAGGAATAGTAGTGCCATTATTTAAATCTGATACTGTCAAATTACTTTGTGTGTGTGTGTTATAGTTGGCATAATTAATTCCGCTTTCTACTAACCATTTGCCAGAAAGCTTAACCCCCATATTAATGCCATATGAGAATGAAAGGTTAGGAGAGTTGCTTTGGCCTAGTAAAACAGTAGATATTTCTTCACCAGCTACAGTAGTTACATCATTTAAAACCACAGTGCTAATAGTTGGGTTACTTACCTCAAAATTTGGGTTAAAGAAATCTGTATTTACATTTAAGTTGGCGTAAAACTTCTTACTTCTGTCTCTTACTACATTTTTTGTTTCTTCAATCTCTTTAATTAGCGCAACTTGCTCTTGTGCTAAAGTGGTAATAGAAACTTTTGTCTCTTCTGGAGATTCTTTTTTAACTAAAATGGGAACTAACTTAAGTTTATTTCTCTCAACAGAAATGATGGGAAGCCTATCTATATCAAATTTCTCTGTTTGAGAATTTGATTGTTGAACAAGTACAGAAGATTGCGAAACCGCATTAAATGCTTCGTTACTCGTCTGAAAAATTCTGCTTTGTATCTGGTGATTAGAAGTATCAGTATCGTCTTCTTTATGCTGAGTTAGATTATTATCACCTTCAGAAATGTTAGATTGGTTTTTTGCTAAATATTCACCTTTAGATTCTTCATCATAGTTAAGCTTAGCTAGCGATTCATTTTCACTTTCTTCAATTAATTGACTTGCTTTATTTGAATTAGCAATACTGTTATTTTGGTTTTGTTCAGTTTCTTTTAATGTCGATTTATTTTTAGTATCTAAATTGTTTTGTGAGATTGTATTTTGAGTTTCTTCTGAGTTAAAGTAATTATAGGCAAACAAGCCACTCATTAACAAAGTGATTGTAACAGAAGCAGCAGCAATGCCTCTATAAAATCTATAATATCCTTTATATCTAATATGGTCAGCTTTATTTAGGTTATGATCTATCTGCTCCCAGACGTTTTGGGATGGAGTAGCCTCCGCATTTTCAAACGCTTTAGCCCAGGCATTTTCAAAGTCTGTCTTAGAGTTTTTGTTGGAGCTTTTCATAAAGCACTTTTTCTGATGATACAATTTTTTCTTTTAACAGATATTTGGCTCTGGAATACTGAGATTTAGAGGTCCCTATACTTATGCCTAGCATTTCTGCTATTTCTTTATGCTGGTAACCCTCGATAGCATAAAGGTTAAAAATGATTCTACAACCATCTGGTAGGCTTTGTAATAAGGATAGTAGGTCATTATAATGGATATTGGCTAGTGTAAATTCTTTATCCGATAAGTAGTGTAAGTCACTAACATCTACCATAGGGTAGAGATAAAGTTTGCTTCTTTGGTAATTTAGTGCTGTGTTAATTACAATTTTCTTTATCCAGAAAAAGAGGCTAGACTCTTTACGGAAAGTAGAAATATTGTTGAAGACTTTCACAAAAGCTTCTTGAAGTATGTCTTCTGCATCTTCAGCTTTTCGGCAATAGCGCAAACACACTGCAAACATTTTCTTGCAGTAATGCTCGTAAAGCTGTTCTTGAGCCTTACGATCGTTTTTGCTACAGCCTTTAATCAGCTTTGCTTCGTCAATCATTAGAATTCATACAGTAAAAAAATCAGCACATAAATTTACCTTAAGTTAATAAATCATACAGTATTCCAAAAATACTTACACTAATAATGACACATTAAGCATGGTAAAAAGTTGGATTTATATATTCAGTATTTAGAAAAAAATGTACATCTCGAAAAACAGTACGGAAAACAATTAAGGTTTGCTCACATTAAAAAAAGAAAAACACCGACTGAGCGGTGTTTTTAATAATTAATCGACACTAGAACTTTAATTAGATAGGATTTTATTTTCTCTCATTCACTTCTACAAAGCTAACCTTATATTGCATGCCAAGAAATACCCCATTTATCGGGATATTTTGGGGGATAACTACTGAATAATGTCCAAAAAATGAAAAAAATCAACATTTTCATGTGGGCCATATAAACGTTTACCTACTTTTTGTAACAAATTCTCTCGTGATTTTAATGATTTTTTGTGGGAGTGATATAGGATGTATGTTTATAGTAATATTATGGTATTTTTATTATGCTAGTTTGAAAGCATTAAAAAATGATTATATTTAATTTAAACTAGACAAACATATCACAAATCCGTTCAATCTAACTTTTTTTAGTATTAATCTTATAACTTATACTACTTTCTCTCCTGTCTTAGTTATATGGTTTTGACTTTTAACATCCCTTATAAAAGGTTTGATTTTTTAAAATTTAAATTTTTTGTGTTATGATTTTTATTTGCGAAATTTTCTATATTTCTGGCTTTATTTTGATAAATAACAACATATAATTTTAACAGTAAATATGAACTTAATGAAAAGAACAATTACCATTAGGTCTTTATTGACCTTAATGATGTTGGGTATTAGTACGTGGGTATTTTCACAGAACGTAATATCCGGTGTCGTGAAAGATTCAGAAAGTAAAGAGC
It includes:
- a CDS encoding RNA polymerase sigma factor, whose product is MIDEAKLIKGCSKNDRKAQEQLYEHYCKKMFAVCLRYCRKAEDAEDILQEAFVKVFNNISTFRKESSLFFWIKKIVINTALNYQRSKLYLYPMVDVSDLHYLSDKEFTLANIHYNDLLSLLQSLPDGCRIIFNLYAIEGYQHKEIAEMLGISIGTSKSQYSRAKYLLKEKIVSSEKVLYEKLQQKL